One region of Mus pahari chromosome 16, PAHARI_EIJ_v1.1, whole genome shotgun sequence genomic DNA includes:
- the LOC110334320 gene encoding spermatogenesis-associated protein 31D3-like — MKKVLSILNSSILTSATESWLSIGSAFMDIYPKCIILSALGLLFLSLRYLILKPFLPTQTSQGIRKQQGRAKWERRASFNEFRNFHGEARERRKLQAVVQSPRGQLYDPSYFRQALCQDPCCDVCDGATVKVSRLLSWASLEDCSASASSMASMASTASVTETSFTLSSSLSPSPSGYQLSSFSVAPSPPPPSILSTNTLTPLEDILLGTPQGDSLPPEPTLPSTGFPLDHLLPHPLPKSPSMAQPAAQQTEGPLRPEDILSLAGSHGDQFLHATTCDALPGSYQQQPGAQNSSPSQLKCLVNQEITTHNSSEDFWRGQASPHFTVPEKVLKIHERQEESQADLLTLKVGEGEAEPTAELQNLGASFPLGGSRIILSELNPQQGLAQVQPSGDQLETMPIQHFWGLPYLHSESMSCITTLSSHCSSMCIWFNRTTDSPALAPCSPLPLPERQPQTLTQSQTQSIQLATPHSQLQIPPGPSPSSQSQVRVCGVYFRRSQEAKALLQSEIHHIEYDMMVKEPERAWALPSVVQKPQEELCLLPSKLSLAIKSSKFQTPRSVPPRDFPLTDGFQKKFEQHLRKRLILQRWGLPQGVYKSQLWASPDPTESSKSNSRLSGFKHKDNKGGPNTVSNQSGSPQEKSVSIERKTVKAQEQTLEIIQKYICSNSKTDLDNGPPSVQEVNLQSGSLSDKPSETSQVSQCRKKFEAAPKEHLKSHIDGTSEDQVPVTLSGSMHHPLHFKPCVGKEEKKAERQSPSDIKDEDIKSVHRITVSGVQQTSVVLDTTVLEESEAKRPSPDVPKMSAKAGPMPVSKSLSSSKIVQGPQGTKMDDKHVFVSNKVSNIVREQLGGLQPRPTKISKASQCKSAEDGDGNTPRAQNTQLAGRAPEEISGPQEIQASDFSCQVTREKKSESENSQPIQASEPPRVVLPGLDKLTHTPLPIHDQMPSSAPANTGQVQQQEPGMPAHALGKGLNKDSPQSAKRSWPARKIEELGSGVAGPETLQPSWKSHHVQDSPTLGNHGKRPIPPPPVKALSPPEHQFRKHVKHFFQWLSPDRKCKGQEALLKKEASPLSPAHDPELKGRATFPGNTAAQKALRDFGKVPREQPGHRHGATDTMRPCVPESPPTKPVKTKPKREYYVPTDPVQGRQLHPQAPVSKVPSPRLHNQAPAFVGQKRCTAERARQPQKCEALQPRPPASHRESELRQNLLWSRAGKVPQGTPPFAVGTMLADMSRLCEQKILAQNFRGKAFVSQK, encoded by the exons AGCATTGGCTCGGCCTTCATGGACATTTACCCCAAATGCATCATTCTGAGTGCACTTGGGCTGCTGTTTTTGTCCCTAAGGTACCTGATACTGAAACCCTTCTTACCCACACAGACCAGCCAAGGAATCAGGAAG CAACAGGGCAGAGCTAAATGGGAAAGGAGAGCATCATTTAACG AATTCAGAAACTTCCATGGAGAAGCACGGGAGCGGAGGAAGCTGCAAGCTGTTGTGCAAAG CCCCCGTGGGCAGCTCTACGACCCCTCCTACTTCCGGCAAGCGCTTTGTCAGGATCCCTGCTGTGACGTGTGCGATGGAGCTACGGTGAAGGTCAGTCGACTGCTCTCATGGGCCAGCCTAGAAGActgctctgcctctgcatccagcATGGCTTCCATGGCCTCCACAGCTTCCGTGACTGAGACCTCGttcactctctcttcttccctctccccaagCCCTTCGGGATATCAGCTCTCATCCTTCTCAGTtgcaccttctcctcctcctccctccattctctcAACTAATACGCTCACCCCCTTAGAAGACATCCTTTTGGGCACACCACAGGGTGACTCTCTGCCACCAGAGCCCACTCTCCCAAGCACTGGCTTCCCACTGGATCACCTCCTACCTCACCCACTTCCCAAGTCTCCTTCCATGGCACAGCCTGCCGCTCAGCAAACAGAAGGGCCTTTAAGACCGGAAGACATTCTGTCCTTGGCTGGCAGCCATGGTGACCAGTTTCTCCATGCAACAACTTGTGATGCCTTGCCAGGGTCCTACCAGCAGCAGCCTGGTGCTCAGAACTCCTCCCCATCCCAGTTAAAATGCTTAGTTAACCAAGAGATAACCACTCACAACTCTTCTGAAGATTTTTGGCGGGGACAAGCCTCACCCCATTTCACAGTGCCCGAAAAAGTCCTGAAAATACATGAGAGACAAGAGGAAAGCCAGGCTGACCTTCTTACACTGAAGGTtggggaaggagaagcagaaccAACTGCTGAGCTACAGAACCTAGGAGCCTCCTTTCCCCTAGGGGGCAGCAGAATCATACTCAGTGAGCTGAATCCTCAGCAGGGGCTTGCTCAGGTGCAGCCCTCTGGGGACCAGTTAGAGACCATGCCCATTCAGCACTTCTGGGGCCTCCCTTATCTCCACAGCGAGTCCATGAGCTGTATCACTACACTGTCATCTCATTGCTCTTCCATGTGCATCTGGTTCAACAGGACCACAGACTCCCCAGCCCTGGCTCCCTGCTCACCTCTGCCCTTGCCTGAAAGACAACCACAGACCTTGACTCAATCTCAGACCCAGAGCATCCAGCTTGCCACACCCCACTCCCAGCTTCAAATACCCCCAGGGCCGTCACCTTCCTCTCAGTCTCAGGTTAGGGTTTGCGGTGTGTATTTCCGCAGATCCCAGGAGGCGAAAGCTCTATTGCAATCGGAAATCCACCACATAGAGTACGACATGATGGTGAAAGAACCGGAGAGGGCATGGGCTTTACCCTCTGTGGTCCAAAAACCTCAGGAAGAactttgtctccttccttcaAAGCTCTCCCTGGCCATAAAGTCCTCCAAGTTCCAAACTCCCAGGTCCGTTCCCCCTAGAGACTTCCCCTTAACTGACGGGTTCCAGAAGAAGTTCGAGCAGCACCTTCGAAAGAGACTCATCCTACAGCGCTGGGGCCTGCCTCAGGGGGTCTATAAGTCACAGCTGTGGGCGAGTCCTGACCCTACAGAATCATCTAAAAGCAACTCTAGGCTCTCTGGCTTTAAGCATAAAGACAACAAAGGCGGGCCCAACACTGTGTCCAACCAATCTGGAAGCCCCCAAGAGAAGTCTGTTTCTATAGAGAGAAAAACAGTAAAAGCACAAGAACAGACTCTAGAGATTATCCAAAAGTATATCTGCAGTAACTCCAAGACTGATCTAGACAATGGCCCGCCATCTGTCCAGGAGGTAAACCTACAGTCGGGCAGTCTGTCAGACAAACCTTCAGAGACCTCACAGGTAAGCCAATGTCGGAAAAAATTTGAAGCCGCCccaaaagaacatttgaaaagcCACATCGATGGAACCAGTGAGGATCAGGTCCCTGTCACTCTGTCCGGATCAATGCATCATCCCCTTCATTTTAAGCCATGTGTgggcaaggaagaaaaaaaggctgAGAGACAGTCACCTTCTGATATCAAGGATGAGGATATCAAAAGCGTACATAGAATTACAGTGTCTGGCGTGCAGCAGACATCTGTTGTCTTAGACACCACCGTCCTGGAAGAGTCAGAAGCCAAAAGACCCAGCCCAGATGTGCCCAAAATGTCAGCTAAGGCCGGCCCCATGCCAGTGAGTAAGAGCCTAAGTTCTAGCAAAATAGTTCAGGGGCCTCAAGGGACAAAGATGGATGACAAACACGTATTTGTATCCAACAAGGTCAGTAACATAGTCAGAGAGCAGCTCGGTGGCCTTCAACCACGACCTACCAAGATATCTAAAGCCAGCCAATGCAAGAGTGCCGAAGATGGAGATGGGAATACACCAAGAGCACAAAATACCCAGTTAGCTGGAAGGGCCCCGGAAGAAATATCAGGTCCCCAGGAAATTCAGGCATCTGACTTTAGTTGTCAGGTGACCAGGGAAAAGAAATCTGAATCAGAAAACAGTCAGCCCATCCAAGCTTCAGAGCCCCCAAGAGTCGTGCTCCCTGGCTTAGATAAACTCACTCACACACCTTTACCCATTCATGATCAGATGCCTTCCAGCGCTCCCGCCAACACAGGGCAGGTACAGCAACAGGAACCCGGGATGCCTGCTCACGCCTTAGGCAAGGGTCTGAACAAGGACAGCCCTCAATCTGCCAAGAGGTCGTGGCCTGCACGGAAAATAGAAGAGCTTGGTTCAGGGGTTGCAGGGCCTGAGACGTTACAACCCAGTTGGAAGAGTCACCATGTGCAGGATAGCCCGACCCTGGGGAATCATGGGAAAAGGCCTATCCCACCGCCGCCCGTGAAGGCTCTGTCTCCTCCTGAGCATCAGTTCAGGAAGCATGTCAAACACTTTTTTCAGTGGCTTTCTCCTGACAGAAAATGCAAAGGACAGGAAGCACTCCTGAAAAAGGAGGCTTCCCCACTGTCACCAGCACACGACCCGGAACTAAAGGGAAGAGCTACCTTTCCTGGGAACACTGCAGCTCAGAAAGCCCTGAGAGACTTTGGGAAGGTCCCCAGGGAGCAACCGGGGCACAGGCATGGTGCGACAGATACCATGCGCCCCTGTGTGCCTGAATCTCCACCCACCAAGCCTGTGAAAACTAAGCCGAAGAGAGAGTATTACGTCCCAACTGACCCAGTCCAGGGGCGCCAGCTCCACCCACAAGCACCCGTCTCTAAAGTGCCAAGTCCCAGGTTACACAATCAGGCCCCTGCTTTTGTTGGTCAAAAGAGATGC